Proteins from a single region of Hordeum vulgare subsp. vulgare chromosome 6H, MorexV3_pseudomolecules_assembly, whole genome shotgun sequence:
- the LOC123401020 gene encoding dolichyl-diphosphooligosaccharide--protein glycosyltransferase subunit 4C-like yields the protein MFDDQDLGFFTNFLGIFIFVLVIAYHFVMVDPKYEN from the coding sequence ATGTTTGACGACCaagacttgggtttcttcaccAACTTCCTAGGCATCTTCATATTCGTGTTGGTCATCGCGTACCACTTTGTGATGGTAGACCCAAAGTACGAGAATTGA